Sequence from the Prionailurus bengalensis isolate Pbe53 chromosome A3, Fcat_Pben_1.1_paternal_pri, whole genome shotgun sequence genome:
TATCCCGGATTAAGTAGGACGATGTCCAAGCAGCAGGGCAGTGCCCATGGCAGCCATGGCAGTGCTCCCTCAGACCTTCCAGAAGGAACCGGCTGTGAGGAGTTCAGGCAGCAGAAAGCCTCTAGGTGCTGCTCCTTTGGGATCCTCTGCAGCATTCAGAGGCCATGGGCCACTCCAAGTCGATTACTGACATGGGTACCAGGACCACAACATTTCTGCTCAACATAGGGCTCCTTTAATGGGCACTCTTTGCTCTGGGGTTCCCCATTATGTTGGCTGAGACCTTCTGAGGGTAGCACTGCAGGATCTTCCTGcccatcttcctttctccctcttctctcacaGCCATCAGACCTCCACCATGGTCTGAGGGCTTTCCCATCTaatcctgcttcctctctcctctttcaaagacattttcccCCAATAAATCCCTTCCACTGCTAATTCCATCTTAGCAAATGCCTTCCAGAGGACCTGAACTGACATGAAGCCCAGAAGTAAATCCTGAAAACCTGATGCAAAGATATCccgggagagagaagagagtcacTTTCTTATTGGCCTAGGGAATTTGCTATTATCATTTATTCCCTCCACAATGATCTCGAGGCCTTGAAGAAACATGAATCATaactgtttacattttaaatgtctctGGACTGGAGTTACAGAGTAATAGACCCTGACATGAACGGAGAAAAAAGGGTCAGGAAAAGCCAAGGCACTTTCTCTGAGTTATAGGCAGGAGATTCTTTCATCTCTGTAGACAGAAATAGGCAAATTTCTATTTAACAACTTCTGGCACTATTGCAAAGAGCCAGCAACTCAGGAGAGTAGCTCCCAGGAACTGGCTCTAAGAACACGTACCTGGTAATTCCTGAGCCAGGTTTCAGACAGTCTGAGGTTGATGACCCCTCCTCTTTCCCGCAGTTTTGTATAGCATTCCAACAGCGGCTAAAAGCATAAAAAGAGTTGAGGATGACTTTGAGGGCTGTGATTTGAATATTAACATGCAGACGCAAGAACTCTCATCCATTCCATTTCAGTATTACCTCTTTATACTGACAGTAGACCACGAATGGCCTTGAAGGGGCCACGAAGTCCAGCAAAGTCAGCAGGAGTGGAGTGGGATGGAAACGACTAGCTACAATTAAACTGTAAGGAAAACATTAGACAAATTATTTCTCTGCTTGGCAAGGCAGAGcgcagattttaaaatgtatttaaaatgatcatttatttgCCATGACTTGCACAAGGAAGAGCTTGATATACAACATTctacaaattcaaaaaaaaaaaaaaaaacaaaatcataagcTATTACTTTCtaagaaacacaaaatgaattaaaagctCTTTTGGGAGtgactcagtggctcagtcaattaagcgtccaacttcagttcaggtcacgatgtcatggttcgtgagttcaagccccacatcaggctctctgctgtcagcgcagagtccacttcggatcttctgtccccccccccccccccgcccctcccctgctcgttctcccCCTCTCAcgacaataaacattaaaaaaaaaaaaaaagctcttttggTGCTTGGCAACTCTAAGTCGCATTTAATGACActcctgatttaaaaacaaaaaaatctggaaacaaatcCAACATGGTACTTACTGGCTTTATGGATATCTGAATCTACGACTGTCAGGTTTCCCCTAGCCCTTACGGGTAGCCAGTATCACACCAGTTTGAATGCCCCACCACCTGCATGCAGCAGGACCACACAGACCCATCTGACACACGGTCATCAGAGAAAttccaaacttattctaaaaCTCTGAAACCAGCACTTTCCCACCTCCACTAGATGCAGcctcctttctttaaaaacccAAGACAGAATCATCATCTCAGCTCCCACTATAATCAAAGCAGACAAGCAGACAAGCAGACAGACAATTCTAATCTGTTTGAAGCAGAACCCATGAGCACCCAGGTATCTGCATTCCTTCATCAACGCACCCATCTGcatttctttcactcagcagaGCAGCAGCCTCTAAAtgtcttttcctttgctcttcttGTCTCCTCTGCTTTTCCTGAatcttcaagaagaaaaagaagaaactaatgtACTGAGGCCATTCAGTCAGGTTTAGGAAACGCTGGTCTGTCagaacatttcaacaatatttagcAACTTAGACTAAAGCAACAGAAGGTCATTCATAAGAAAGTTGCAAACACATAAATCCATATGTTATAAAACCATCATTAAGCTACCTGGTATACAATGCTTCTGTATCCTAAAGCTCCATCCCAAAGATCACATCACATACGTGTGTACACCCACACACACGCTTTCTCCATCTGTTTTGATATTCACTATCTTGGGCACTGATGCTCCAAAGCCAAGCCAAATCTCAGTGCTTAAATTAAGTTAACTGAAACTGAGGGAGTTACACAGTAATAGATCCtgacatgaaaggaaaaaaaaaggatcaggaAAAGCCATAATGAGGGGAATGTTATGAAGGTAGTGGGGACTCTTAATACTCTTACATAATCttttttgcttcctctctctttagGCTCCTTATATTCTGGATCTTGAGAGACAATTTCCATTGTTTCTTGTTCCTGTGGGTGATGGCTCTCTTGGGCTTCTGCCacactgtcttccttctcttgctctgaAGTCTGTTTTTCCTCCAGGGTGCCGTTACTTTCTTCAACTGAAGCACTGTCTTTAGGCTCTGAAGATAACATCTCTGCAGAAAACGTGCCATTTAGGAGACTGTCCACTTTGTTGAGTGGGAATTCATAAAGACCACTGAGGAAAGATTTGGGAAATCCAAAACATGCTGTTGCTGCCCGAACAGGTCCACCTCCAGGGTACAGCTGAATAATGGAACCAAAGcctggattaaaaaagaaaaaaaaaaaaaaaaagcaaacatctgCTTGACGGAGGTGATTCTAGACTATGCAAAACCTCAGGGTCCGCCACAGTAAGAAGATAGAAGGTCTCTACTCTGCTCAGAGGCTGCAACATGATGCAGCTCCTCTGGGGTCTGTTCAGTCTATGAATATGCCCAGTGAaggaaatataatttcaaaacacGGGaacaagaaatcttttttttcctttttgtttaatgtttctttgtcttgagagagacagagagtgcacgcatgagcagtgaggggcacagagagagaagggagagcatcctgagccacccaggtgccccaacatgaaCAAGAAGTCTTAACGCTTACCCCACTTGACACTATGGTAAAACCCTGTGATCGTGCAAATTTGGATGTCAGGTGACCGGTGACTGGCTCTCAGCTTTCCCCTACTCCAATCCTCAATCAGGACAGTTAAAAGTTCTTATCTTCTACAGGGTTAGAGAGAGGACAGGCAAACCAGGCCATGTTGTGTTCCTCCAGGACAAAATATACCCCCAGTATTCTTCTCATACCATCCCCTCAATTCACACCAATAAAATGAGCGCCAGCTATCCAAGAATTCACTGAAATCACTGTCCTGGAGGTCCAAGCCAGAAAAAAAGCTTCAGAAACATCCCCATTGATGTTGAAGATGGAAAGGGCAAATACCATCCAGGGGCACCAACACAGCACTGGCTGGGAGATGTGGACGCTGCAGGAAGGTCCCAGGGACGGGAGCTGTGCAGGCCCACCCAAGCCATTTCATTAATCTTGTAGTAACTCAGCCTCGCTTTCTGTGCGTTGTGTTTTTAGGCCCCTCTACTTATGTCATGGTGGTGCTTTAATGAACCTGAGAACGTTAAATCTTACCTCCCATTCGTTCCATCATTGCACCCAGTACCAAGCCTGCACACGTTTCCATTACAATCATTTTATTGCCAGCACGGATATTTCCCAACGTCAACATCTGGGCTAGGGTATCGTATCTCATGtggctaaagaaaaaaaggaatgattcACTTATTTTTAGCTAAGCAGAGACAGCTATCTTAATCATCATTTCtcaagttttatttgtttgtttcacaaaaaatgatgttggtaagattatagattgctttggagaCAACAGTAAAAAGAACTTACAATTCATGAGGTAGGAGGACACTTTATGCAGGTGTgcaagtttttcattttacttaaaatcaTGACTTTTCTTAAAGACATATTTTCCCCCAATTATACTTTTGAAAGGAAACAAAGCGTACTTAATTTTTCCAGGTTCTCTTGCATAATACATAATTGAAAGAATGCGGGTGGATGGCTTCACAACAGTAATGATGGCTTCATacctgagggaagaaaaaagaggacatCAGTCTTGAAAAattggcttaaaaatattttatttttaataattttataagtcTATAAAGATTTAATACTTTCATCTTTTTCAAACAAAGGCcacttacttctttttcttcttttttatatatttatcttgagCAAATTCTGTCTTGTCTCGGAATGTTGTACTATTTTCAATTAATTGCTGAACTATTTCCTATAAGAAAAGGAGCAAGCAGATTTCCTGAAATTTTATTTCCACTGAAACGATAACTTCAAAGGTTTCTTACCCTAGAAGGTATACAAAGACCTGATTTTCCAGGCCCCTTTCCACACAAGTCCAAATGAATACACTGCATTTTTCACTCTATCTAGAACTTGTATTAAAATACAAGTACTTTGTAACTCCACTtaaaacaggataaaaaaaaaaaagagagagagagagacatacataATAAAGGGAGAAGGGATGTAAAAGAAAGACACTGGCTGAAAACTTACTGAAAATGAACCAAGTTAAGCTCTGATATGCACTGTTATTAAATTCTCTTTTGCTAATAATATCAGTAAGGTCACTCACATTCCTGCATAAAAGAAATGATATCTTTGATATATTGAATTGCATGTgcatttcaaactatttttaagagaaagtatttttacatttcacCTTGGGTAAATCCtgctttaaaaaccaaataatttccTCAAAACcgtacaaaaacaaaacacaacatccTTTGAATATTACCTCTCCTTTAATGCCCTTGTCCTTTAAAGCTTTTATGTCATCTTGAGTAAGTTTCTGAGATTTCCCATCATCAATTATATTTCGATTATCAGTGCCCGCTTCTTTGGTCTCTAAGGAAGGAAATTGCTTTATGACATTTATGATCTGCAGTTAGttaaaatctttcttcttctaaGTTCATGTCCACATCCAGCCCATCAGTCATTCAAATTTGGCCTTCTAATTCCATTGCCTCTATTCCTCCCTCCACTCTTTTCTTGCCATGACTGCTCCAGTCTCTAACTCCTattcctgctccctcccactcttGCTCCCTTACAATCCACCCAGATACCAGAGTTCTCTTTACAAAATGCAAACTGGCTCATCTAATCCTCCCGTGCACAAAACAGTGGCTTCCTACAGCCAGAATACATTCCAAAGACGACCTGCAAGGCTGTATACGCTCTGGCCCCTACACTTTAGCCActctgcccttctttctcttcctcaaacaCACCAAACATAGGCTCACTGCAGCGCTCTGGCACTTGCTGCTGCCTCCACTTGGAGTGCTTTTATGACAATCTCTGGGTAGATTTCTGCCTAGGTCCTTCCCATCACTCAGCAGTGATCTCATTATCTCAGCCAAGTCTCAGCCAATCAGCTTCCAGCACACCTCCCTGTTTTATGGTCTGCACAGCACATACCACCACCTACAAGTATGTGTTTAGCTTGTCTACTTATTTTTGGTGTTCCCCACTGCTAAGTACATTTCATGAGATGGTTTATCTCATAAACTGTTACAATCACACTGCCTAATCATACCTGGAACATAtttggtgctcaataaaaataTGGATGTTAACTGAAAAGCATTTAATTGGtttgaacaaaaattttaaaatagtattttaattatttgattttaaaaattattttaattaataaaatatcttaagtacatttattttaacaaatgttggagtacttaattttaattaacaataACTGCTAAAATTATGGGCCTTTGCTACAGGCAAGGCACTGTTAGGAACTTCCCATATATTACATGACTGAACACCAGCAACATCCTGGGCATTAAATGTACATAtggctccattttacaaatgaagctCTAAGACCTAGAGAAAccaagtaacttgcctaaggtgaCAAGGCGAGTGATAAAACAAACTTAAACCTAGTCAGTTAACTTTGAAGCCAGACTCTCAACGTCTACCCTACATGCTAACTGCCTCCAGCAATTATTTAACTTCTGGGCACTGAAAGGGCTCTCTACCTGCTCTTAGCAAGGGTTCCTGGGATTAAAACTTTGGCCTAAGGTCGGAGAGCCAGTTAATGATGGGCTAGAGCCAGAATCCAGGTATCTCAAAAGTCAAAAGCAGACCTCGCTTCATTCCATCAAGCTACAGTTCTTAGATTATGAGTTTAAGTTTCTTTGAGGATAGCTTGGGTTAGCATTTTAGAATTGGGGTTGACAGGTTTCTGACTAGTCAGCTCAAGAGCACCTATTTCATATACCCAAAGGAGTGCACCTGAAGTAggctcttccttcttcttcttagGCTGAAGACTTCCTCCATTGGTCACTTCAAATGTGGTTCCATAACTATGGCCAATGATGTTATCCAGATAGAACCACTGCTTTTCAAAAGTTACTTTTCTGGGGAAGAAAATGCAATTAGCTGTATCTTATTTGCATTCAGTGTAGAAAATATATGCTCaatcaaatttatttcaaaactggTCTCCCACAGAGACTGATCTCTGAACATTATCTCTGAACATGAACTGACAAATGAACTAGAGAGAACTGGGTTGGACAGAGACAAAATTAATAAGAAGCCACAAAAACAGTGAATTTGGAATGAGAAACAAGGACAGAAGACATTCCTCTTCTGAGGCACTGGTCTGACTCCAACTTGCACTGACAGGATGTCCTAACTCACAGGTTTGCAGATTTCCTAAATAAAGGGTCACCAAGATTGCCTGGCCACTGAACACACACTGTGACACTGTGACACCCCTCAAACAATCATTGAGAAGACAGGGATTTAACAAATTCCTTGGTCTAACTggctatttcctttaaaaattatctagtaaaagcaggggtgcctagttggctcagtcggtagagcatgtgactcttgatcttggagtcatgagttcaagccccacattaggtgtggagcctactaaaacaaacaaacaaacaaacaaacacataaataaataaataaataagtaaataaataaaatctagtaaAAGCAAATTATgtttacaaataaacattactGACAATCTATACATTTGGAAATATGCCTAATGCTGACAATGCTCTACTGAGGATCTGGCAACTTTAGCTTTCCTCATTAtctaaatttttatcttattaccatttaaaaggaaaatcccacaaaaacaaacaaccttttctttttcttcaaaacaccTACTGAGTGTTGACAAGTGGCTGGGCAGTACATGCCAGTGAGTTTcatgctttttcatttaattctcacagaaaTCCTGGGACATAGCTCCTTCCTGATGAGCAATCTAAGGCTTAGGAAAAGTATCTTGTCCAAGACTCATAGTTACATAGTGGGAGGCTGGGATTAAAATCCAGGTTTGACTAACTCCAAAGCCTGGTACCTTCCACTATACCACACAGTCTGCCCCAGAAAAGACCAATGGATCTCAGGAAGCCCTGCCTAGTTTTAGGACATGGCCAGTGTCCACAGAACTCCAAATCCTGGAAGACATGTACTGATTAATTCTGTTTGTGCCCCACCCTacaccttctcttcctttttctgtgccCCAGGAGTCTATGACAGAATGCATAGACCACATCACCCAAGCTCCCTTGCCAAAAGTTTCTCACCACTACTAGACCCTGGGTGCATCACCATTCTCTGTTGGTTCTCTAAACCTCGCCACACCACTGTACGTGTATATGTCACAGCTTCATTAAATCTCCTCCTTTGAACCATCTGAGTGAATTCCTGCGAGATCCTAAGTAATCCAGATAGGATCAATTCTTATTCTTTGCTGTGTGCCCAGTTTCTAAAACGTAATAGAACATAACAGACTCTAAAAATATTTGCTGACATAAATCCCATCAGAAATTGAAACTCCGTTCAGTCCAGATGTGCAACCCACACTCTCATCCCTTGAGCACCCCAGTGCTAGTGAAATACTGAGTCTGAGATGGTTTGGGTTTACCCTTCTGGCTGGGGGACTGATATGCAAAGAAAGGTGTGCCACTCAAACTGAGCGGCGTGACAAGATGTCACTGCCCTAGTCAGGAAAGTGGGACCCAGTCAGAGCAATGCAATGCCATGTCTTCACCAAGAAAGAGTGGGATGTGCAGTCTCTTCAGTAAGCCAGGATTGCTTCTGCCCAACTAGATGTGTGCAGACCCAAAGAACAGTAAAGGGAGAGTATGACCTGGGATTTCGATGAGCTCAAAGCATCATTTACTAAATCAAACGGAAACTAATGCAATGGCTTCTGCCAAGAAAAGTGATGAAAAGTGCTTCCAAACAAGTATGTCTAGAGTACGAACAGAGtactttttagaaataaagatgcTACTGTCCGCATTGTTGGTAATGAAAAAGCTCTTGTTTAAAAGGGCACATTATTAACAACCACACTCAAACGTCcacttttaaaattaagcaaCTTGAGAAAAgggcaaatgagaaagaaaagaaagaaaaaacaaaatttcacctGCGTGGTCATTATACAGCTGTGTAAACTTGGTATCATTCATCAAGCATAACCTAAGGATTTTGCTGCACTgttacacttcaattaaaaagtttaaataattaatattggCTCTTTCCAAAATTATACACTTGAAGGCCAGCACACATTTCTAATCAGAAATTATAGAGAAAATGATGCAGATATATTTCTGGACTAAaagaaccccccaccccctacctccactgcatttatttttctttaccacGCTGGTTCTTGTGCAATAAAACTTGGCTGTCACCAGCATGGTGCTTTGTGGGCTGTTACTTGATTATTTTCTAATGACACCTGTTTCACTTTAAATACCAGTCAAAAGTTTGGTTCACacaggaataaaataatttatctgaAGGGAGCACTTAGAAACTCCAAATCTCAGAGCACCTAGACTGTGCTCTGCAGAAAGCTGTTCTCCTGACAGTGAACTCAACTTGTTTCATTGTCTAAAGTTGTATAATAACCAAACTTAAAGGAAAACTTGGTTGTACTTTTCAGATAGTTAACAGAAACATCTCAATACATTTTCAGCATTAATAAGCTATTGGGATTTAACAACCTCACCACTCCTGCCAAAAAGTTACCAAAAATTCCcacttttctaatattaaaacaGAGTTACAACTAATCAGCATGTTCACAAATCAAGCCTGATTTCAAGTTTTGAGATCTTGAGCAAACTGCTTTTAGGTAATTTAACTTTCCTAGATCTCTTCGCAACCCTGTATGTTAAGTGAGGGAATCCTAGAGTAATCCTACATTCTATGGGAAGTTGTTTTCCAACGTTACTATGTGTAAACAGTTATTCCAGTTTGGATACAGAAAAGAGACCAAAGGTCAGATAAGGTGGGAGACGTTTCATTTTTGTGGGACTGATCCTGGCTGAGGGAGTAGGGAGAAAGGATGGTCTATGGgaaaaaggcaggggaggggaggaccccGAGAGTCAAGGATAGGAGAGAATGGTTGGTGAGTTCTGTGAGATAACAGGAGAGAACATCTCAAGAGCCTAGGAGAACAACTCCAGGACACAGGGAAGGGTGAGAACAAGGAAGGGGGAGAGCACTTGAGCACCCAAGGCCAAGTATGAGAAAGGGAACCCGGTGGAAAGACCGAGAGGGATGTTGAAGGCAGAAGACCAGGTTTGAAACCTTGGAAGCGGCAGTCTGCAAGAAGGCAGAAGGGACACGGGAATGGGATGTTGGGGGAAAAGGTTTCTGTAAGAAGATCAAGAGGAGAAAACGAGGAAGGAGGTTGGGGATCCACAGATCCAAGAACTGGACCCTGGTGGGAAGACCTGGAGAAAGGGGGTATCTAGAAAATGAAGCGGGGACCCTTAAGGCCAGGGACCTGACTTACTTTCTCCGCTGGACTTGCACTGCTTTGAACACATCTTCCCGTTTCAGCACCACGAAGTCGCCGTCACGGATGCGGTGGTCCTCGGGATGCAGTGGCTGTGGGCCCGGCGCCTCCCCTGGGCCCTCCATGGCGCTCAGCCCGTCTCCCCGCTCCGCAGCGTCTCTTGGGCTCCCCGCGCCCCGCCCTTCGTCCTCTGCTGTGGCGGAGGCCAGCCTCACAATCACAAACCAAGTGGACGCAGAACCCTAGGACCGGCACCTCCCCCACGTGCTGCGCGCCGCTTCCGCTTTCCTGTGGGGACCTCTGGACAGCTTCCGGGAGCCTCACGGCTTCCGTCTGGCCGCACTCCTTGATTGGCTGcactccatccctccctccgGTCACGCAGCACCTTGGACGGAAGTTGCGTCAAAGACGCGCCAAAAAAGAACGTGGAAGGAGACTGGAGTTTAGCTTCAGTAGCTAAAGATCCAGTGAGCCCGTGAGgcgttggggaaactgaggtcccacGCGGGGACGTCTGGAGGGCTGCGACTGAAGAGAATCGCAGGTCTTGGGTAGGGGTCGCCTG
This genomic interval carries:
- the TRMT6 gene encoding tRNA (adenine(58)-N(1))-methyltransferase non-catalytic subunit TRM6 isoform X3, with translation MCSKQCKSSGEKTKEAGTDNRNIIDDGKSQKLTQDDIKALKDKGIKGEEIVQQLIENSTTFRDKTEFAQDKYIKKKKKKYEAIITVVKPSTRILSIMYYAREPGKINHMRYDTLAQMLTLGNIRAGNKMIVMETCAGLVLGAMMERMGGFGSIIQLYPGGGPVRAATACFGFPKSFLSGLYEFPLNKVDSLLNGTFSAEMLSSEPKDSASVEESNGTLEEKQTSEQEKEDSVAEAQESHHPQEQETMEIVSQDPEYKEPKERGSKKDYIQEKQRRQEEQRKRHLEAAALLSERNADGLIVASRFHPTPLLLTLLDFVAPSRPFVVYCQYKEPLLECYTKLRERGGVINLRLSETWLRNYQVLPDRSHPKLLMSGGGGYLLSGFTVAMDNLKADPSLKSNASTLELHKTEEPAAKKRKCPESDS
- the TRMT6 gene encoding tRNA (adenine(58)-N(1))-methyltransferase non-catalytic subunit TRM6 isoform X1; translated protein: MEGPGEAPGPQPLHPEDHRIRDGDFVVLKREDVFKAVQVQRRKKVTFEKQWFYLDNIIGHSYGTTFEVTNGGSLQPKKKKEEPTSETKEAGTDNRNIIDDGKSQKLTQDDIKALKDKGIKGEEIVQQLIENSTTFRDKTEFAQDKYIKKKKKKYEAIITVVKPSTRILSIMYYAREPGKINHMRYDTLAQMLTLGNIRAGNKMIVMETCAGLVLGAMMERMGGFGSIIQLYPGGGPVRAATACFGFPKSFLSGLYEFPLNKVDSLLNGTFSAEMLSSEPKDSASVEESNGTLEEKQTSEQEKEDSVAEAQESHHPQEQETMEIVSQDPEYKEPKERGSKKDYIQEKQRRQEEQRKRHLEAAALLSERNADGLIVASRFHPTPLLLTLLDFVAPSRPFVVYCQYKEPLLECYTKLRERGGVINLRLSETWLRNYQVLPDRSHPKLLMSGGGGYLLSGFTVAMDNLKADPSLKSNASTLELHKTEEPAAKKRKCPESDS
- the TRMT6 gene encoding tRNA (adenine(58)-N(1))-methyltransferase non-catalytic subunit TRM6 isoform X4, translated to MYYAREPGKINHMRYDTLAQMLTLGNIRAGNKMIVMETCAGLVLGAMMERMGGFGSIIQLYPGGGPVRAATACFGFPKSFLSGLYEFPLNKVDSLLNGTFSAEMLSSEPKDSASVEESNGTLEEKQTSEQEKEDSVAEAQESHHPQEQETMEIVSQDPEYKEPKERGSKKDYIQEKQRRQEEQRKRHLEAAALLSERNADGLIVASRFHPTPLLLTLLDFVAPSRPFVVYCQYKEPLLECYTKLRERGGVINLRLSETWLRNYQVLPDRSHPKLLMSGGGGYLLSGFTVAMDNLKADPSLKSNASTLELHKTEEPAAKKRKCPESDS
- the TRMT6 gene encoding tRNA (adenine(58)-N(1))-methyltransferase non-catalytic subunit TRM6 isoform X2; protein product: MEGPGEAPGPQPLHPEDHRIRDGDFVVLKREDVFKAVQVQRRKKVTFEKQWFYLDNIIGHSYGTTFEVTNGGSLQPKKKKEEPTSETKEAGTDNRNIIDDGKSQKLTQDDIKALKDKGIKGEEIVQQLIENSTTFRDKTEFAQDKYIKKKKKKYEAIITVVKPSTRILSIMYYAREPGKINHMRYDTLAQMLTLGNIRAGNKMIVMETCAGLVLGAMMERMGGFGSIIQLYPGGGPVRAATACFGFPKSFLSGLYEFPLNKVDSLLNGTFSAEMLSSEPKDSASVEESNGTLEEKQTSEQEKEDSVAEAQESHHPQEQETMEIVSQDPEYKEPKERGSKKDYIQEKQRRQEEQRKRHLEAAALLSERNADGLIVASRFHPTPLLLTLLDFVAPSRPFVVYCQYKESSSTLFMLLAAVGMLYKTAGKRRGHQPQTV